A DNA window from Castanea sativa cultivar Marrone di Chiusa Pesio chromosome 7, ASM4071231v1 contains the following coding sequences:
- the LOC142643260 gene encoding uncharacterized protein LOC142643260: MFKRSPSRPRSKSVKVKHILQICLLLGVCFWLIYQVKHSHDKKKEFSEKDAKHSVNAQSGGELPRLGRKDLPHLEEVIEKENHQEEEEKVIGGEEEENKPDEEEREEESKLDVEEQEEEENKNEDTEDEERGGGDDETDENDEEKLGREADRDEEFVDEEKEREEEHDEKDSERSMDKESQVANENFSEDQDHNVGDQNTHEAREENYKGDDASSAVTHDTQTIISETEKVSSENSIEKSEVSLLEKENKSNHTEEINSDQNNLIVKARGDEMTRNGTSLSVIDVEGKGNGNSYNSADSSVTNSTVTTQSGDHPEAINNTSLLSTNAGNNLTEVSTEGHDTAVTGTDTSDSSQQNGTVPVPDSAHAHNLTVDVSTTGDGVSVQSLKIEETNSSATVSGSNQSDGNSKLSVKIENVEADAGESSTSPSKSKSAESENLTGETEKGSGSLATKENADATENDKSSDSVQHDPIDASDSHFALTEKEVRTDLDTLPEIRTEGDNSEDIAAE; encoded by the coding sequence ATGTTCAAGCGATCACCAAGCAGACCCAGATCCAAAAGCGTCAAGGTAAAACATATTCTGCAAATTTGTCTATTACTTGGTGTGTGCTTCTGGTTAATCTACCAGGTCAAGCACTCCCATGATAAAAAGAAGGAATTTAGtgagaaagatgcaaaacacTCGGTCAATGCACAAAGTGGTGGTGAGCTTCCTAGATTAGGGAGGAAAGATCTACCTCATTTGGAGGAAGTAATTGAGAAAGAGAATCatcaagaagaagaggaaaaagtaattggaggagaggaagaggaaaaCAAGCCAGATGAAGAAGAGCGAGAAGAAGAAAGCAAGCTTGATGTAGAAGAGcaggaggaagaagaaaataagaatgaagACACAGAAGATGAGGAAAGGGGAGGTGGAGATGATGAGACAGATGAAAATGATGAAGAGAAATTAGGCAGGGAAGCTGATCGTGATGAGGAATTTGTggatgaagagaaagagagggaagagGAGCATGATGAGAAGGACAGTGAGAGGAGCATGGATAAAGAAAGCCAAGtagcaaatgaaaatttttcGGAGGATCAGGATCATAATGTAGGCGATCAGAACACTCATGAAGCACGAGAGGAAAATTACAAGGGAGATGATGCTTCCAGTGCAGTGACCCATGATACCCAGACTATTATCTCTGAAACTGAGAAAGTGAGTTCAGAAAACTCAATTGAGAAATCAGAAGTGAGTCTGTTGGAGAAGGAGAACAAATCGAATCACACTGAAGAAATTAATAGTGATCAAAACAATTTAATTGTAAAGGCAAGAGGAGATGAAATGACTAGGAACGGCACTTCTTTGAGTGTAATTGATGTTGAAGGCAAGGGTAATGGTAATTCTTACAACTCTGCTGACAGCTCAGTTACAAATTCAACAGTGACAACCCAATCTGGTGATCACCCTGAAGCAATCAATAACACATCACTGTTGAGTACCAATGCAGGCAATAACTTAACTGAAGTAAGTACTGAAGGCCATGACACAGCAGTAACAGGTACAGACACTTCTGATTCTTCCCAGCAGAATGGAACAGTGCCTGTACCTGATTCAGCACATGCTCATAATTTAACAGTGGACGTTTCGACTACTGGAGATGGCGTGAGTGTGCAAAGCTTGAAAATTGAAGAGACCAATAGCTCTGCGACAGTTTCTGGAAGCAATCAATCTGATGGTAATTCAAAGCTTTcagttaaaattgaaaatgtggAAGCAGATGCAGGAGAATCATCTACTTCACCTAGTAAATCTAAGTCTGCTGAATCAGAAAACTTAACAGGTGAAACAGAGAAAGGCTCTGGGTCTTTGGCAACAAAGGAGAATGCTGATGCTACTGAAAATGACAAGTCTTCGGATTCTGTTCAACATGACCCTATTGATGCTTCGGATTCCCATTTTGCCTTGACTGAGAAAGAAGTTCGCACAGATCTGGATACATTGCCAGAGATCAGAACAGAAGGGGATAACAGTGAAGACATTGCAGCAGAGTGA
- the LOC142642332 gene encoding uncharacterized protein LOC142642332 has product MNPNQFVRILVGNLGVKFPIASKPSFSGVHPSTSPCFCKISLKNFPTQFTTVPLITQENQIHSHENSLAACFTLDKTHIDKFLKKQKNPILLIEIYTGRRGTTCGLNSGKLLGTVPVEIDLGAVETRASNILQGWVGIGNNNKKGSSAQLYLSVKAEPDPRFVFEFGGEPECSPLVYQVHGSVRQPVFSCKFSFRNMADQISLPSEQSNSTSSKHRKGWQISVHDLSGSVVAIASMVTRFVPSPGSPGRVSQSSPGVWLIFRHGDVACDPWGRLEAWRERRGPDAIGYRFHLFSSPDATSEIAAGTLSSKNGGKFCVDKTSSVTAMDTPRGSWDFGSGSWNRSRTASRSGSGSGFEFGSAALLQLYRGFVMSSTVRKMGKSGKPTVEVGVKHVTCTEDAAAFVALAAAMDLSMDACGSFSKKLRKELRQQ; this is encoded by the exons ATGAATCCGAACCAGTTTGTACGAATCCTTGTAGGAAATCTTGGAGTGAAATTTCCCATAGCTTCCAAACCCTCCTTCTCTGGTGTCCACCCCTCTACCTCTCCGTGTTTCTGCAAGATTAGTCTCAAGAACTTTCCCACCCAATTCACCACAGTCCCTCTAAtcacccaagaaaaccaaatccACTCCCATGAGAATTCCTTAGCGGCTTGCTTCACTTTGGACAAAACCCACATCGACAAATTCCTCAAGAAGCAGAAAAATCCAATCTTGTTGATTGAAATTTACACAGGGAGGAGAGGCACAACTTGTGGTTTGAACAGTGGGAAGCTATTGGGGACAGTCCCTGTAGAGATCGATCTGGGTGCTGTGGAGACAAGGGCTAGTAACATTCTCCAAGGCTGGGTTGGTATTGGAAACAACAACAAGAAGGGCTCGTCTGCGCAATTGTACTTGAGCGTTAAGGCTGAGCCAGACCCAAGATTTGTTTTTGAGTTCGGTGGAGAACCAGAGTGTAGTCCTCTAGTCTATCAAGTCCATGGGAGTGTTAGACAACCTGTGTTCTCTTGCAAGTTCAGCTTCAGAAACATGGCCGATCAAATTTCGTTACCAAG TGAACAAAGTAATTCAACAAGTAGTAAACATAGAAAGGGATGGCAAATAAGCGTACACGACTTGTCGGGTTCAGTGGTGGCGATAGCCTCAATGGTCACACGGTTTGTGCCGTCCCCCGGGTCCCCGGGGCGGGTCAGCCAATCAAGCCCCGGGGTTTGGCTCATTTTTCGCCATGGGGATGTGGCGTGTGACCCGTGGGGCCGCCTCGAGGCGTGGCGGGAGCGCCGGGGCCCCGACGCCATTGGCTACCGCTTCCACCTCTTCTCGAGTCCCGACGCAACCTCCGAGATCGCCGCGGGGACTCTCAGCTCCAAGAATGGCGGGAAATTCTGTGTGGACAAAACCTCTAGTGTCACTGCAATGGACACCCCAAGAGGAAGTTGGGATTTCGGATCCGGGTCGTGGAACAGGTCCAGAACTGCTTCGAGATCCGGATCCGGATCCGGGTTCGAATTCGGGTCGGCAGCATTGCTTCAATTGTATAGAGGGTTTGTGATGTCTTCTACGGTGAGAAAAATGGGGAAAAGTGGCAAACCAACAGTGGAGGTGGGTGTAAAGCACGTGACATGCACGGAGGATGCGGCGGCCTTCGTGGCATtggcggcagccatggatttgAGCATGGATGCTTGCGGGTCTTTTTCAAAGAAGCTCCGAAAGGAATTGAGGCAGCAATAG